The genomic region GGCGCAGCGTCATTCGAAAGGAGgaacctccagccccagccgccccgcgcagcccgTGCAGAGCTCCTCGTCCCCGGCCGGCCTCGGCGGGCTCGCTCCTTGCCCAAAGACACGGGATCGCAGGTTCgtagcaaagcagggaaggcagacactgcatccccagcctgggaGTAACGGAGGGCTGAACGGGCAGCTGGCTCTGCGTGAGGGTGTGCCTGGGGTGGGTCTGCGCGGTCCCCCACCGCGTTGtgttggggtgccaggagcagggaggagcaggaatagcgtggaagagagggaagctgaAGACGTTTTGTCCAGGTCTTTCATCTTGACATTTTGTCCTGCTTAGCAACGTGTGGGAGAAACGCCCACTCTGTTTGGGACGACAGGGCTGGATGTTGGTTACGTAAGGGGTGGTTTTAGTCgttgttgttttattgattACTTTCTGAGTCCAAGACTTGCTGGGCCCACGAGGGTTGGGTGATACTGGGATGTAGGGGTTTGAGTGAATTTTCGCAAGCTTCCGGGCTGGTAGATCATCCAGGGGAGGTGTCACGGCTCTGGTGCGCAGCAGCCCGGGGATGGATCTCACTCAgcggcactgggagcacccagtcccagccttgctcacaggccagagagcagctgctcctcagagagcctcatcccttccctgttGTCATTGCAGGATCTGCTCCGTCCCCTCCCTCCGCTTCAGACGCACCCCGTGAATGCCAGAGCTGCCGATGAGGCATGGCTGAGGGGTGGCAGAGCCAcgaggagacagggaaggacagagggcaggagggcagcaggagagactcGGACGATGTGGACGACAGCCTGCCCAACCTGACGTggctgctggacttctccatcatCAGCGCTAGCATGGgcaactcctcctgctgccccagcagcccggACCCCCACAGCTGTCAGGGCATCCCCAGCTTTGCCGCACCGTGCTCACCCCTGGGCACTGACTCAGTGCGCATGGAAACGCCCCACACTCCCCGcatgcccatctcctcctccagctggatgaCGGAGCACCACGTTGTGTCCACGCACCCTCAGCTGACGGAGGGCATTGACAACCAGACCAACCCCTACATCAAGCCACCCTACTCCTACACCACCCTCATCTGCATGGCGATGGAAGCCAGCAAGGAGCCCCACGTCACCCTCTCCGACATCTACAAGTGGATTACCGACAACTTCTGCTACTTCCGTCAAGCTGATCCCGTGTGGCAGGTAGGACATTTGAGAACTCTtgccctgccccatctccccttatggctgggaagggcctttcacagcttccatcgtgtaagagagagctcagggtcaTTTTTGGAGTGGAAAGGTCCCCATTGCGCTGTTggtccctgcatctcctcttgaCTCTGGAGTGAAGGTGTCTCTGTCTCCCACTTCAGCTTCCTGTAgcttgctgccctgctccatctcagaggacactctccagcacggGTGGCTTTCTAGaatgtggtggggcaggaggcacctggattgctcctccctctgctctagtTATTCCCAGCCCAAATCCAGAGCGTGCCAGCTATCCTGCACCACTGctcccccaggcagggctgagctaaaCCTTTCTTAGCCCCCCGCCCAGGAActgtccaccacctccctgggcaagtgGGTGTCTGGAGGCTATTGAAGCCCACCAGAGAGAAAGGTAGGGAAGCCCTTGGTCCCTCTTCAGGGCCACAGGTGTTCCCCAGACTCCCCGTGCTGGGAAACTTACGGCAGGGACTCTATGGGAGAAGCTGAGTACCAGAATCTTGACTTTCTCTTGCAAACTCATGGCTGGATATTCACCacacttttaattcaaagtgttcattgacagaaggaagagatgcaggaggtACACAAGGTtcttgcagggaggaaggattaATATATTAACCCACCAGGAAAtatggctggaaaagcagaaaatcctctttttctttctttctcttccccatagtcttccccccacctcctttaagcagtggctgatgaggatgcagtgattttacccggagctcctctgggccagaaggcacctctggggacacacagggctggggtgggacagcCCCCGTGCCTCTCCAGTTTTGCCCGTCCGGTTTgtgtcagcctggcagcaggcagacatGTGCCTGTATTTTAGCAAACCGCTTTCCCCGCAACACTAACAGGAGGTGTGGGTCAAGCTGGGGATGCGAGGAGGGCCCTGATGGTGCTGTCCACCATGGTGATGCCACATGTTGCCGCTGGTAATGGGGCCACATGGATGTaaagaccctcctcttcctcctggctgcaaAGATGCTTCTCCACCAGCCTCCCCACGCAGATAGTTGCGGCACCAGCCGATGATTGTtccaccttgtttttttttctcttttttcacagAACTCCATCCGGCACAACCTCTCCTCAAACAAGCGCTTCATCAAGGTGCCTCGAGAGAAGGACAAGCCAGGGAGAGGTGGCTTTTGGAAGCTTGACCCGCAATACGTTGAGCAGCTCAAGAGCGGtgccttcaaaaagcagaggatgcgCCCAGTGCAGATCCACCCAGCCTCCACGGCGAAAGCCCAGCAAGAAGCACAGCATGGTGCCTCCCTGGCTGCTTCAGCTTGTGCCTCCAATAAAGTCCTCTCTGTCAACCTggagtcacagctgctgctgaaagagtttGAAGAAGGTCTTGGCAACCAGAACTGGAATCCAGTGGATGGCAAAAGAGGGCTCAAGCGCAAGCAGCCCTTGCccaagcaaacagccaaagcgTGTCGGCTTTCCAATTCCGCCTTgctgagccaggaggagcagaccCAGCTGGGATCCCTGAAAGGGGACTCTGACCCCAGCCTGAACAGAGAGGTCTCCACTTTTGGGGATCTGGAGCTCTTATCTCCAGTCAGCCTCAAAACGCTCAACCTGGAGTTGATGGCACAAGGGCACCACTTTGAATGTCCCCAGGGGCCGGAGCAGGTCCTCACTGAGTCCTCCCAGAACAGCCTGAGCCTGGACGAAAGCTTCGTGgccacttctttcctgcagcatctctgtgatgaAGGGACAAGCGATCTCTCAAATTCTGCCAATGCGGAGCAGTTGTTTGAAGTCAACGATGCCTCTGTAATAGCGGATGTCAGCAACTGGATCAATCTGGATTCCCTCTTGTAAGAGGCCAGTCACCGATCAAAGCCCACGTGTGCTTTAGCAGGATGCTCCCC from Phaenicophaeus curvirostris isolate KB17595 chromosome 3, BPBGC_Pcur_1.0, whole genome shotgun sequence harbors:
- the LOC138718605 gene encoding forkhead box protein J1-like; this encodes MAEGWQSHEETGKDRGQEGSRRDSDDVDDSLPNLTWLLDFSIISASMGNSSCCPSSPDPHSCQGIPSFAAPCSPLGTDSVRMETPHTPRMPISSSSWMTEHHVVSTHPQLTEGIDNQTNPYIKPPYSYTTLICMAMEASKEPHVTLSDIYKWITDNFCYFRQADPVWQNSIRHNLSSNKRFIKVPREKDKPGRGGFWKLDPQYVEQLKSGAFKKQRMRPVQIHPASTAKAQQEAQHGASLAASACASNKVLSVNLESQLLLKEFEEGLGNQNWNPVDGKRGLKRKQPLPKQTAKACRLSNSALLSQEEQTQLGSLKGDSDPSLNREVSTFGDLELLSPVSLKTLNLELMAQGHHFECPQGPEQVLTESSQNSLSLDESFVATSFLQHLCDEGTSDLSNSANAEQLFEVNDASVIADVSNWINLDSLL